One window of Aliarcobacter lanthieri genomic DNA carries:
- a CDS encoding DUF485 domain-containing protein encodes MNEKLVDRIEANPKYKELLRKRNSLALKLGIFVLVMFYSFITIVAFNKDLFATKVAEGYVTTIAFPIALAILVISFLTTLVYVKKANGEFDDLTNEIKKDVRDLL; translated from the coding sequence ATGAATGAGAAATTGGTTGATAGAATAGAAGCCAATCCAAAATATAAAGAGTTATTAAGAAAGAGAAACTCTTTAGCATTAAAATTAGGGATATTTGTGTTGGTAATGTTTTACTCTTTTATTACTATTGTTGCTTTTAATAAAGATTTATTTGCAACTAAAGTAGCAGAAGGATATGTTACAACAATAGCTTTTCCAATAGCTTTAGCTATATTGGTTATAAGTTTCTTAACAACTTTAGTTTATGTTAAAAAAGCAAATGGAGAGTTTGATGATTTAACAAATGAAATAAAAAAAGATGTAAGGGATTTATTATAA
- a CDS encoding cation acetate symporter — translation MLKILSLLGLSSLALLADDGSGVNINAVIMFFVFIAGTMGITKWAASKTKSASDFYTAGGGITGFQNGLAIAGDYISAASFLGISGMIYLQGYDGIIYAIGFLVGWPIILFLMAERLRNLGKFNFTDIAAYRLDEQKIRILAAFGSLTVVTFYLIAQMVGAGKLIEVLFHIPYGWAVTLVGALMIIYVTFGGMLATTWVQIIKACLILAGVTFIALMVMAHSGFSLTALVTEATSLHKSGVDILKPGPFVSDPVSAISLGLALMLGTAGLPHILMRFFTVGNAKEARKSVVYATGFIGYFYLLIGIVGLGAIVFINSDLGKEVYLTAEGSVIGGVNMVAVHLSQAVGGDVFLGFIAAVSFATILAVVSGLTLAASNSIAHDLYAIVIRKGNITDAEEMKVSKRTVLVIGFVAVLLGFAFENMNVAFMVGLAFAIAASANFPILILSIYWSKLTTRGAFIGGFVGLLTAITLVVLSKTIWVSIFGFEKEIFPYVHPALFSVTAAFVAIWFFSVTDKSARAEQDKAGFEAQNIRAQTGIGAEGAVSH, via the coding sequence ATGTTAAAAATACTATCTTTATTAGGATTATCATCATTAGCACTATTAGCAGATGATGGAAGCGGTGTAAATATAAATGCTGTTATTATGTTCTTCGTATTTATTGCTGGAACTATGGGAATTACAAAATGGGCTGCTAGTAAAACAAAATCTGCTTCAGATTTCTATACTGCTGGAGGAGGAATCACAGGATTCCAAAATGGTTTAGCAATTGCTGGAGATTATATTTCTGCTGCTTCTTTCCTTGGTATTTCAGGAATGATTTATCTTCAAGGTTATGATGGTATTATTTATGCTATTGGATTCTTAGTTGGTTGGCCAATTATTCTTTTCTTAATGGCTGAAAGATTAAGAAACTTAGGTAAGTTTAACTTTACAGATATTGCAGCATATAGACTTGATGAGCAAAAAATCAGAATTCTTGCAGCATTTGGTTCTTTAACAGTTGTTACTTTCTACCTAATTGCACAAATGGTTGGAGCTGGAAAACTAATTGAAGTATTATTCCATATTCCTTATGGTTGGGCTGTTACTCTAGTTGGAGCATTAATGATTATATATGTAACATTTGGTGGTATGCTTGCTACTACTTGGGTACAAATTATTAAAGCTTGTTTAATTCTAGCTGGAGTTACATTTATAGCACTTATGGTTATGGCTCATTCTGGATTCTCACTTACTGCTTTAGTAACAGAGGCTACAAGTTTACATAAAAGTGGTGTTGATATTTTAAAACCAGGTCCATTCGTATCTGATCCTGTTTCTGCTATCTCTTTAGGATTAGCTTTAATGTTAGGGACAGCTGGATTACCACATATTCTTATGAGATTCTTTACAGTTGGAAATGCAAAAGAAGCTAGAAAATCTGTTGTTTATGCAACTGGATTTATTGGTTACTTCTACTTACTAATTGGTATTGTTGGTCTTGGAGCTATTGTATTTATTAATAGTGACCTTGGAAAAGAAGTATATCTTACTGCTGAAGGTAGTGTTATTGGTGGAGTAAATATGGTTGCCGTTCACTTATCACAAGCTGTTGGTGGAGATGTATTCTTAGGATTTATTGCAGCTGTTTCTTTTGCTACAATTCTAGCAGTTGTTTCAGGACTTACTCTTGCTGCATCTAACTCTATTGCACACGATTTATATGCAATTGTTATTAGAAAAGGAAATATCACTGATGCAGAAGAGATGAAAGTTTCAAAAAGAACTGTTCTTGTAATTGGTTTTGTTGCTGTTCTTCTAGGATTTGCATTCGAAAACATGAACGTTGCATTTATGGTTGGTCTAGCATTTGCTATTGCAGCATCAGCTAACTTCCCAATATTAATTTTATCAATCTATTGGTCAAAATTAACAACAAGAGGTGCATTTATTGGTGGTTTTGTAGGATTACTTACTGCTATTACACTAGTTGTATTAAGTAAAACTATTTGGGTATCTATCTTTGGATTTGAAAAAGAAATTTTCCCTTATGTTCACCCTGCATTATTCTCTGTAACTGCAGCATTTGTTGCAATTTGGTTCTTCTCAGTAACTGATAAATCAGCTAGAGCAGAACAAGATAAAGCTGGATTTGAAGCACAAAATATTAGAGCTCAAACTGGAATTGGTGCTGAAGGCGCTGTATCTCACTAA
- a CDS encoding DUF485 domain-containing protein, whose protein sequence is MNKELVERIKANPKYKELVTKRSSFAIKLAVFMLVVYYGFILTIAFNKEVFANTVGDSIITIAIPIGASIIILAFITTVIYVVRANGEFEDLEMSIKNDVKDIL, encoded by the coding sequence ATGAACAAAGAATTAGTAGAAAGGATTAAAGCTAATCCTAAATACAAAGAACTTGTTACAAAAAGAAGTTCTTTTGCTATTAAATTAGCAGTTTTCATGCTTGTAGTTTATTATGGTTTCATTTTAACTATAGCGTTTAATAAAGAAGTTTTTGCAAATACTGTTGGAGATAGTATTATAACAATTGCTATTCCTATTGGTGCTTCTATTATTATCTTAGCATTTATAACAACAGTTATTTATGTTGTAAGAGCAAATGGTGAGTTTGAAGACTTAGAAATGTCTATAAAAAATGATGTAAAGGATATTTTATAA
- a CDS encoding 3'-5' exonuclease has protein sequence MLKSLIKKWQRKKLLDKKYDFLFDQAPQGEYISLDCETTGLNPKKDEILSIGAVLIKDNKILMRKTFNIFLKPSKHINPESIKVHLLREIDLQNAIEPEYAIYQLLEFIGSRPIVGYYIEFDMAIISKYTKQLIGIKLPNEPVEVSGIYYDLRKSTANYGFIDLKFDTIMKFLNIPVLGKHDALNDAIMTSMIFLKLKELQKQENLQKK, from the coding sequence ATGTTAAAAAGTTTAATTAAAAAGTGGCAAAGAAAAAAGCTTCTTGATAAAAAATATGATTTTTTATTTGATCAAGCGCCACAAGGGGAATATATAAGTTTAGATTGTGAGACAACTGGTTTAAATCCTAAAAAGGATGAAATATTGTCTATTGGAGCAGTTTTAATAAAAGATAATAAAATATTGATGAGAAAAACATTTAATATTTTTTTAAAACCATCAAAACACATAAATCCAGAGTCTATAAAAGTTCATTTATTAAGAGAGATTGACCTTCAAAATGCTATTGAACCAGAATATGCTATATATCAACTTCTAGAATTTATAGGTTCTAGACCAATAGTTGGATATTATATCGAGTTTGATATGGCAATAATATCTAAATACACAAAGCAGCTAATAGGTATAAAACTCCCTAACGAACCAGTTGAAGTATCTGGAATATATTATGATCTTAGAAAATCAACTGCAAACTACGGGTTTATAGATTTAAAATTTGACACAATTATGAAATTTCTTAATATACCTGTTTTAGGAAAACATGATGCTTTAAATGATGCAATTATGACTTCTATGATATTTTTAAAACTAAAAGAACTTCAAAAACAAGAAAATCTACAAAAAAAATAA